In the genome of Neisseria animaloris, one region contains:
- the acnB gene encoding bifunctional aconitate hydratase 2/2-methylisocitrate dehydratase: MLEAYRKAAAEREALGIPALPLTAQQTADLVELLKNPPAGEGEFLVDLLANRVPPGVDDASKVKASFLAAVAEGSVTSPLVSPEYAIELLGTMLGGYNIHPLIELLDNDKLAPIAAEGLKHTLLMFDSFHDVEEKAQKGNEHAKAVLESWANAEWFTSREKVPEKITVTVFKVDGETNTDDLSPAPDAWSRPDIPLHALAMLKNPRDGINPDKPGEVGPIKLLEELKAKGHPVAYVGDVVGTGSSRKSATNSVIWHTGLDIPFVPNKRYGGICLGGKIAPIFFNTQEDSGALPIEVDVSQLKMGDVVDILPYEGKIVKNGETVAEFQLKSQVLLDEVQAGGRINLIIGRGLTAKAREALGLPASTEFRLPQAPAESKAGFTLAQKMVGRACGLPEGQGVRPGTYCEPRMTTVGSQDTTGPMTRDELKDLACLGFSADLVMQSFCHTAAYPKPVDVKTHKELPEFISTRGGVSLRPGDGVIHSWLNRLLLPDTVGTGGDSHTRFPLGISFPAGSGLVAFAAATGVMPLDMPESVLVRFSGKLQPGVTLRDLVNAIPLYAIKQGLLTVAKAGKKNIFSGRILEIEGLPDLKVEQAFELSDASAERSAAGCTVKLNKEPIIEYMNSNVVLMKNMIADGYKDPRTLERRIKAMEAWLANPQLLEADKDAEYAAVIEINMDDIKEPIIACPNDPDDVCFMSERSGTVIDEVFIGSCMTNIGHFRAASKLLEGKSDIPVRLWVAPPTKMDAQELTNEGHYGVLGRAGARMEMPGCSLCMGNQAQVREGTTVMSTSTRNFPNRLGKNTNVYLGSAELAAICSKLGKIPTVEEYQANIGIINEQGDQIYRYMNFNEIDSYNEVAETVSV; this comes from the coding sequence ATGTTAGAAGCCTATCGCAAAGCCGCCGCAGAGCGCGAAGCTCTGGGCATTCCCGCCCTCCCGCTCACAGCACAGCAAACCGCCGATTTGGTAGAATTGCTGAAAAACCCGCCCGCAGGCGAAGGTGAGTTTCTGGTAGATTTGCTTGCCAACCGCGTGCCGCCCGGTGTGGACGATGCCTCCAAAGTGAAAGCATCTTTCCTTGCCGCCGTTGCCGAAGGCAGCGTAACCAGCCCGCTGGTTTCTCCCGAATATGCAATCGAACTTTTGGGCACCATGCTCGGCGGCTACAACATCCATCCGCTGATTGAGCTTCTCGATAACGACAAACTGGCTCCGATTGCCGCAGAAGGCTTAAAACACACCCTGCTGATGTTCGATTCTTTCCACGATGTGGAAGAAAAAGCCCAAAAAGGCAACGAACACGCCAAAGCCGTATTGGAATCTTGGGCCAATGCCGAATGGTTCACTTCTCGCGAAAAAGTACCCGAAAAAATCACCGTTACCGTATTTAAAGTAGACGGCGAAACCAATACCGACGACCTTTCACCTGCGCCCGACGCATGGAGCCGCCCCGACATCCCGCTGCACGCTTTGGCGATGCTGAAAAATCCGCGCGACGGCATCAATCCCGACAAACCCGGCGAAGTCGGCCCCATCAAACTGCTGGAAGAATTGAAAGCCAAAGGCCATCCCGTTGCTTATGTGGGCGACGTAGTCGGTACCGGTTCTTCCCGTAAATCCGCTACCAACTCCGTTATTTGGCATACCGGTTTGGACATTCCTTTCGTGCCGAACAAACGTTACGGCGGCATATGCTTGGGCGGCAAAATCGCACCGATTTTCTTCAACACCCAAGAAGACTCCGGCGCGTTGCCGATTGAGGTTGACGTATCGCAACTGAAAATGGGCGATGTAGTCGACATCCTGCCTTACGAAGGCAAAATCGTGAAAAACGGCGAAACCGTTGCCGAATTCCAATTGAAATCACAAGTATTGCTCGACGAAGTACAAGCCGGCGGCCGTATCAACCTGATTATCGGTCGCGGCCTGACCGCCAAAGCCCGCGAAGCTTTAGGCTTGCCCGCATCTACCGAATTCCGCTTGCCGCAAGCGCCTGCCGAAAGCAAAGCAGGTTTCACTTTGGCTCAAAAAATGGTCGGCCGTGCCTGCGGCTTGCCTGAAGGTCAAGGCGTGCGTCCGGGTACTTATTGCGAACCGCGCATGACCACCGTCGGCTCTCAAGATACCACCGGCCCGATGACCCGCGACGAGCTGAAAGACTTGGCTTGCTTGGGCTTCTCTGCCGACTTAGTGATGCAGTCTTTCTGTCATACCGCCGCTTATCCGAAACCGGTTGACGTAAAAACCCATAAAGAACTGCCTGAGTTTATCTCTACCCGTGGAGGCGTGTCTTTACGTCCGGGCGATGGTGTCATCCACTCATGGCTGAACCGCTTGCTGCTGCCCGATACTGTCGGCACCGGCGGTGACTCGCACACCCGCTTCCCGTTGGGTATTTCTTTCCCCGCAGGTTCCGGCTTGGTGGCGTTTGCTGCGGCAACCGGCGTAATGCCTTTGGATATGCCGGAGTCTGTATTGGTACGCTTCAGCGGCAAACTGCAACCGGGCGTAACCCTGCGTGATTTGGTTAATGCGATTCCGCTGTACGCCATTAAACAAGGTTTGCTGACCGTAGCCAAAGCGGGCAAGAAAAACATCTTCTCCGGCCGCATCTTGGAAATCGAAGGCTTGCCAGATCTGAAAGTCGAACAAGCGTTTGAATTGTCTGATGCCTCTGCCGAGCGTTCAGCCGCCGGCTGTACTGTGAAGCTCAATAAAGAGCCGATCATCGAATACATGAATTCAAACGTTGTATTGATGAAGAACATGATTGCCGACGGCTATAAAGATCCGCGCACCTTGGAACGCCGTATCAAAGCCATGGAAGCATGGTTGGCTAATCCGCAATTGCTGGAAGCGGACAAAGATGCGGAATACGCTGCGGTTATCGAAATCAATATGGACGATATTAAAGAACCGATTATCGCCTGCCCGAACGATCCCGATGACGTATGCTTCATGTCTGAGCGTTCAGGCACGGTAATCGATGAAGTGTTCATCGGTTCTTGTATGACCAACATCGGCCACTTCCGTGCGGCTTCCAAACTGCTGGAAGGCAAGAGCGATATTCCCGTACGCTTGTGGGTAGCTCCGCCGACCAAAATGGATGCTCAAGAGCTGACCAACGAAGGCCATTACGGCGTGTTGGGTCGTGCCGGTGCGCGTATGGAGATGCCCGGTTGCTCGTTGTGTATGGGTAACCAAGCACAAGTACGCGAAGGTACGACCGTGATGTCTACTTCAACCCGTAACTTCCCGAACCGTTTGGGTAAAAATACCAACGTATATTTGGGTTCGGCTGAATTGGCAGCGATCTGTTCTAAGCTGGGTAAAATCCCGACTGTTGAGGAATACCAAGCCAATATCGGTATCATCAACGAGCAGGGCGACCAAATCTACCGCTACATGAATTTTAATGAAATTGACAGCTATAACGAAGTGGCCGAAACAGTAAGTGTGTAA
- the pgaC gene encoding poly-beta-1,6-N-acetyl-D-glucosamine synthase — MNWHDYLAIFVMLYPGVMAVYWTISGIFYFLFWENRTDEPEFMFQEHAPMVSVLIPCYNEADNLDTSIPHLLNLTYPNYELIFINDGSTDNTLSIIQKWANEAEKIVVIDQPNGGKASAMNNGARHAAGKYIVGIDGDAILDYSAIEYMIQNLEDNPDLGAVTGNPRVRNRSTVLGKLQVAEFSSIIGLIKRSQSVVGTLFTVSGVIMCIRKDVLRRIGGWSDNMITDDIDISWKTQIAGYNIAYEPRALCWVLMPETVRGLYRQRLRWAQGGAEVILKYFKSVWQLKNARLWPLYFEYFITLIWAYSLFAFTLQHIFEYFVAGNSNFTLIKVTSLITFMMFILQFSVSMFIDSRYERKLLRYFISCIWYPYAFWLINSITLMHGFPKALLRDKRRKATWISPDRGVQ, encoded by the coding sequence ATGAACTGGCACGATTATTTAGCCATATTTGTCATGCTGTATCCCGGCGTTATGGCCGTGTATTGGACGATTTCCGGCATTTTTTATTTTTTATTTTGGGAAAATCGTACTGACGAACCTGAATTCATGTTTCAGGAACACGCTCCTATGGTGAGTGTGCTGATTCCTTGTTACAACGAGGCAGATAATCTCGATACATCTATTCCTCACCTGCTTAACCTGACTTATCCCAACTATGAATTAATTTTCATCAATGACGGCAGTACCGACAATACATTGAGCATTATTCAAAAATGGGCAAATGAAGCTGAAAAAATCGTTGTCATCGACCAACCGAACGGTGGAAAAGCATCTGCTATGAATAATGGTGCACGCCATGCGGCAGGTAAATACATAGTAGGTATTGACGGCGATGCCATTCTTGATTACAGCGCTATTGAATACATGATTCAGAATTTGGAAGACAACCCCGATCTGGGTGCGGTAACCGGTAATCCGCGGGTGCGCAACCGCAGTACTGTGTTGGGGAAACTCCAAGTGGCGGAATTCAGTTCCATCATCGGTTTGATTAAACGATCACAAAGTGTGGTGGGTACATTGTTTACCGTATCCGGTGTGATTATGTGTATCCGCAAAGATGTGTTGAGACGTATCGGTGGTTGGAGCGACAACATGATTACCGACGATATCGATATCAGTTGGAAGACTCAAATTGCCGGATACAACATTGCTTACGAACCGAGGGCACTCTGCTGGGTACTGATGCCCGAAACCGTGCGCGGTTTATACCGGCAGCGTTTGCGTTGGGCACAAGGTGGTGCAGAAGTTATTTTGAAATATTTCAAAAGTGTGTGGCAATTGAAAAATGCCCGTTTGTGGCCTTTGTATTTCGAATATTTTATTACTTTGATTTGGGCGTATTCCCTATTCGCTTTTACTCTGCAACACATTTTTGAGTATTTTGTTGCCGGTAACTCTAATTTCACACTCATTAAAGTAACAAGTTTGATTACCTTCATGATGTTTATTTTGCAGTTTTCCGTGAGCATGTTTATTGATAGCCGTTATGAAAGAAAGCTGTTGCGCTACTTTATCAGTTGTATTTGGTATCCCTATGCTTTTTGGCTGATTAACAGCATTACCTTGATGCATGGTTTTCCGAAAGCACTTTTGCGCGACAAACGGAGAAAAGCTACTTGGATAAGCCCTGATCGCGGTGTGCAGTGA
- the pgaB gene encoding poly-beta-1,6-N-acetyl-D-glucosamine N-deacetylase PgaB, translating into MKYKSLLSGLIFALGLSASHAADLRYGVMCYHDVIDETAPVIKTEEEKELKGELKRQYFPQTITVQRLTAHFNWLRDNGYTPVSWKQIEDARNGRGKLPEKPVLLTFDDGYISFYTKIYPLLKAYNYPAVFALVTSWLEIPPNGQISYGSKKLPRSAFLTWEQVREMQKSGLVEIASHTHDLHHGNPGNPYGSQFAAMFPMYKNGRYETPAQYEKRIYTDLKRSVDVIEQRTGVRPNVLVWPYGQFNQTAQRIARSVGLENDFTLFDDKLNTPDQQSVGRALIDTETDFGVMKAYLDGTSFQPPHQRAVHINLDSLYDPDPAKLERNYDKLIERVYKLGITTVYLQAFSDEDGNGVAEAVYFPNRHIKMKADLFSRVAWQLITRSNVKVYAWMPMMAFDLGKGYDYVTDSRTGEPSKNHYLRLSPYSEKSRRAVTEIYEDLAFSSRFHGMVFHDDGFLTDYEGQVAQGKRSKEQLLQEAERKSDDLIRYSDLLKKSALKYSLNSTNEMKTVRSLNANLIMQPDTQKWFAQSLPKFTNHYTYTAIMAMPYLESDKLITGKDAASWLARLTQNVKNSNVPLDKTVFDLQTRNWHTKQPVPDKEIVSWVDALKKEGVRNIAYRPDGFLHNRPALKAIKPVFSVQH; encoded by the coding sequence ATGAAATACAAAAGCCTGTTATCCGGTCTGATTTTTGCTTTGGGGTTGAGTGCTTCCCATGCAGCCGACCTGCGTTATGGTGTGATGTGTTATCACGATGTTATTGATGAAACCGCTCCGGTGATTAAAACGGAGGAGGAAAAGGAATTAAAAGGTGAGTTGAAGCGACAGTATTTTCCTCAAACCATTACAGTACAACGGTTGACGGCACATTTTAACTGGTTACGTGACAATGGTTATACACCGGTGAGTTGGAAACAAATTGAAGATGCCCGAAACGGGCGCGGAAAATTGCCAGAGAAACCGGTATTGCTTACCTTTGATGACGGTTATATCAGCTTTTATACCAAAATCTATCCATTGCTGAAGGCTTATAACTATCCTGCCGTATTCGCATTGGTTACCAGCTGGCTGGAAATCCCACCAAACGGTCAGATTTCTTATGGCAGTAAAAAATTACCCCGTTCCGCTTTCCTTACTTGGGAACAGGTGCGTGAAATGCAGAAGAGCGGATTGGTGGAAATTGCCTCGCACACTCACGACCTGCATCATGGCAATCCCGGTAACCCATATGGATCGCAGTTTGCCGCTATGTTTCCAATGTACAAAAACGGCCGCTATGAAACACCTGCCCAGTATGAGAAGCGGATTTATACCGATTTGAAGCGTTCTGTAGATGTGATCGAACAGCGTACGGGAGTCCGGCCTAATGTATTGGTGTGGCCTTACGGTCAATTTAACCAAACAGCCCAAAGAATTGCCCGCAGTGTAGGTTTGGAAAATGACTTCACTTTGTTCGATGACAAATTGAATACCCCCGACCAACAAAGTGTAGGACGTGCTTTAATTGATACTGAAACTGATTTCGGTGTAATGAAAGCTTACTTGGACGGCACATCATTCCAACCCCCACACCAACGTGCTGTACATATTAATTTGGATTCTCTTTATGATCCGGACCCGGCTAAATTGGAGCGCAATTATGATAAGTTGATTGAGCGTGTTTATAAGCTGGGCATTACCACCGTTTATTTGCAGGCTTTCTCCGATGAAGACGGTAACGGTGTGGCCGAGGCCGTGTATTTTCCTAACCGCCATATTAAGATGAAGGCAGATTTGTTCAGTCGTGTGGCATGGCAGCTAATTACCCGCTCTAACGTTAAGGTATATGCATGGATGCCGATGATGGCCTTTGATTTAGGTAAAGGTTATGACTACGTTACCGACAGCCGTACCGGTGAGCCGAGCAAAAACCATTATTTGCGCCTTTCCCCTTACAGTGAAAAGAGCCGCCGTGCCGTTACCGAGATTTATGAAGATTTGGCTTTCAGCAGCCGTTTCCACGGAATGGTATTCCATGACGATGGTTTCTTAACGGATTATGAAGGTCAGGTTGCACAAGGTAAACGCAGCAAAGAGCAATTATTGCAGGAAGCAGAACGGAAGAGTGATGATTTGATCCGCTATTCAGATCTACTTAAAAAGTCTGCACTGAAATACAGTCTTAACAGTACCAATGAAATGAAAACTGTCCGCAGTCTGAATGCAAACCTGATCATGCAACCGGATACGCAAAAATGGTTTGCCCAAAGTCTGCCTAAATTTACTAATCACTACACTTACACGGCCATTATGGCCATGCCTTATCTGGAAAGTGACAAACTGATTACTGGTAAAGATGCGGCAAGTTGGCTGGCAAGATTGACCCAAAATGTGAAAAACAGCAATGTTCCTTTAGATAAAACAGTGTTTGATTTGCAAACCAGAAATTGGCACACCAAACAGCCTGTTCCTGATAAAGAAATCGTGTCTTGGGTTGACGCATTGAAGAAAGAGGGGGTGCGTAATATTGCTTATCGTCCCGATGGTTTCCTCCATAACCGACCGGCATTGAAGGCTATAAAACCTGTATTTTCAGTTCAACACTAA
- the pgaA gene encoding poly-beta-1,6 N-acetyl-D-glucosamine export porin PgaA, whose protein sequence is MKKIPLYIAVAFAAIPLTAVAKDIHAERERWVVHARSGDAQLAEAVNALKTLYAENRDPKVRADLIALLVRQQKFSEALAVCTACGLEDFSNDELENLAKAARDSKQFPLSVSLYKQLQNKAPGKKIGHLGSALAAVDAADYSGARKQINEYRRRFGNDKDIQDAEKYLKLRTQSITERMADLQKQLEANPNDHETVIQLYRLAARLQAFPQQERLLERYPRLFNEQDRLWLQEAKAVVLLRGARPTTSSDQLHTAYQRLSEIVNKAPAGSALHTQALRDRMAAAIAVGKEKQALKDYYALVKNGEQPEYVKEQYAFALLMYGSPREAKHILANRAAKQKAKQSKVDPEIIEGLIQADSDLLHFSEAKKHLQGLNPDKYARDFTHTVYVRNPYYDKHYFWRVRLEAWSGNMKGAVKLMDEWLAEHPGDPWAMILRGELAQWNGHEDEAIRWFDKSREFLSEESQKWANNKAGAVLLNSGDWSSIQDLVAEIDRNDLNYQGFWKLYDEGRAAQLNISGNVLKATSPKGKAEWHQEIKLYSPRSQGGHRAYIVQRFDTDPNNGNTLRAGRVGAGAEVSLYPITLNAEAGRGTHLNNKAYLNAGADYRVNDYLSLTARAALNSANTPIKALNQNVYANEYTVNAELTPSNVTRAGLSLGVMKFDDGNTRQATRTWLTHTLFQHNRWKVGSSLSADYGRNKEIAGTNYYNPKSNKSINGGLDLSYTVPFAHATILDQKLSGGAGRYWQAGENAENTWMLKYGHDWQFGKQAKLGYELGRQQAIYDGKPEYQNFGNVSLNVKFH, encoded by the coding sequence ATGAAAAAAATACCACTTTACATTGCTGTAGCCTTTGCAGCAATTCCTTTAACTGCCGTAGCCAAAGATATTCATGCAGAGAGAGAACGTTGGGTAGTTCACGCGCGTAGCGGCGATGCACAACTGGCAGAGGCAGTAAATGCACTGAAAACATTGTATGCTGAAAACCGAGATCCCAAGGTACGGGCGGATTTGATTGCATTATTGGTGCGCCAGCAGAAATTTTCAGAGGCTTTGGCAGTATGTACCGCATGTGGCTTGGAAGATTTTTCTAACGACGAATTGGAAAATTTAGCCAAAGCAGCCCGCGACAGTAAACAGTTCCCGTTGTCGGTAAGCCTATATAAGCAGTTGCAAAACAAAGCACCCGGCAAAAAAATCGGACATCTCGGGAGTGCATTGGCTGCTGTGGATGCCGCAGATTATTCCGGTGCGCGAAAACAGATTAACGAATACCGCCGCCGTTTTGGAAATGATAAAGACATTCAAGATGCTGAAAAATATCTGAAATTACGTACGCAATCCATCACGGAACGTATGGCGGATTTACAAAAGCAGCTTGAAGCCAATCCTAACGATCATGAAACCGTGATCCAACTTTACCGTTTAGCTGCCCGGTTACAGGCTTTTCCGCAGCAGGAGCGTTTACTGGAGCGGTACCCGCGGCTTTTTAACGAACAAGACCGTTTATGGTTGCAAGAAGCCAAAGCGGTTGTATTACTACGCGGTGCCCGCCCTACCACTTCATCCGATCAATTGCATACTGCTTATCAGCGCTTGAGTGAAATCGTTAATAAAGCTCCGGCAGGCAGTGCATTGCACACTCAAGCCTTGCGCGACCGCATGGCGGCGGCGATTGCCGTAGGTAAAGAGAAGCAAGCACTTAAAGATTACTATGCATTGGTTAAAAACGGTGAGCAGCCTGAATATGTGAAAGAACAATACGCTTTTGCCTTGCTGATGTATGGCAGCCCTAGGGAAGCGAAACATATTTTAGCCAACAGGGCAGCGAAGCAAAAAGCGAAACAGAGCAAAGTAGACCCTGAGATTATTGAAGGCTTAATTCAAGCTGATTCGGATTTATTGCATTTTTCCGAAGCGAAAAAACATCTGCAAGGGTTAAACCCCGATAAATACGCCCGAGATTTTACGCACACGGTTTACGTTCGAAATCCGTATTACGACAAACATTATTTTTGGAGGGTACGGCTTGAAGCTTGGAGCGGCAACATGAAAGGTGCCGTTAAGTTGATGGACGAATGGCTTGCAGAACATCCGGGTGATCCGTGGGCCATGATTTTACGTGGCGAGCTGGCACAATGGAACGGTCATGAAGATGAAGCTATACGTTGGTTCGATAAGTCAAGAGAGTTTCTATCGGAAGAAAGTCAAAAATGGGCCAACAATAAAGCCGGAGCTGTTCTCTTGAATAGTGGCGATTGGTCGTCAATACAAGATTTAGTTGCAGAAATTGATCGTAATGATTTGAACTACCAAGGTTTTTGGAAACTTTACGATGAAGGGCGTGCTGCACAGCTAAATATTTCCGGAAATGTTTTAAAGGCAACTTCTCCGAAAGGCAAGGCTGAATGGCATCAAGAAATAAAACTGTACAGCCCGAGAAGTCAGGGAGGCCATAGGGCTTATATTGTTCAAAGGTTTGATACCGACCCTAATAACGGCAACACATTGCGCGCAGGGCGCGTGGGTGCAGGTGCGGAAGTCAGTCTTTATCCTATTACTTTGAATGCAGAAGCAGGGCGTGGTACGCACTTGAATAACAAAGCTTATTTGAATGCTGGTGCTGACTATCGTGTGAACGATTATCTTAGTCTCACTGCGCGTGCAGCACTTAATAGTGCCAACACGCCAATTAAGGCATTGAACCAAAATGTTTATGCAAATGAATATACGGTAAATGCCGAATTGACACCTTCTAATGTTACCCGGGCCGGTTTGAGTTTGGGGGTAATGAAATTTGACGATGGTAATACCCGCCAGGCAACCCGTACGTGGTTGACACATACTTTATTTCAACATAACCGTTGGAAGGTGGGCAGCTCGCTTTCGGCAGATTACGGCCGTAATAAAGAGATTGCCGGTACGAACTACTACAATCCAAAAAGCAACAAGAGCATCAATGGTGGTCTCGATCTTTCTTATACCGTGCCTTTTGCACATGCCACTATTCTTGATCAGAAACTTAGCGGCGGTGCTGGGCGGTACTGGCAAGCAGGAGAAAATGCCGAGAATACATGGATGTTGAAATACGGCCATGATTGGCAATTTGGCAAACAGGCGAAGTTGGGTTATGAGCTGGGTCGTCAGCAAGCTATTTATGACGGCAAACCGGAATACCAAAACTTCGGCAATGTGAGTCTGAATGTGAAATTCCACTAA